A region of Pseudomonas cavernicola DNA encodes the following proteins:
- a CDS encoding OmpP1/FadL family transporter: MKQAWFKTTLALAIGAVSSYSLAGGFALNEQSISNMGTAFAGRSSSADDATTVFGNPAGMSRLKREQVSGGLALLDAKTDIDDASGRFAGSNDGDMVPFIGVPMGYYVKPLDDQWTFGLGVYAPFGLVTDYESGFQGRYYGDRSEVRVMTLQPTLSYQINDQLSVGFGPTINRIDGELTSAVRNPVPGGADGEVKIAGDDVAVGFNAGVLYEMTPHTRLGMTYHSMVDYTLEGDTKISGSGPALASAAGKYDATLDLKTPESVDLSVTHDLNDSWTIYAGSTWTRWSRLEEITVNSEGIRGPLAPAFGTITEEQKWHDTWSYAVGAAYKLNQQWLLRAGLAYDQAPTNNQFRSPRIPTDDRKILSLGAAWSPNDDITVDLAYSYLKEDDADIDLNAPGKGTYSSTYKNSAHGFGTQATYRF; encoded by the coding sequence ATGAAACAAGCCTGGTTCAAGACCACCCTCGCCCTGGCCATCGGCGCCGTTTCCAGCTACAGCCTGGCCGGCGGCTTTGCCCTCAACGAACAAAGCATCAGCAATATGGGCACGGCCTTTGCCGGGCGCTCCTCTTCCGCCGACGACGCCACCACCGTCTTCGGCAACCCAGCCGGCATGTCCCGCCTGAAGCGCGAACAAGTCAGCGGCGGCCTGGCCCTGCTGGACGCGAAGACCGATATCGACGATGCCAGCGGACGTTTCGCCGGCAGCAACGACGGCGACATGGTGCCGTTCATCGGCGTGCCCATGGGCTACTACGTCAAACCGCTGGACGACCAGTGGACCTTCGGCCTGGGCGTATACGCCCCCTTCGGCCTGGTGACTGACTATGAAAGCGGCTTCCAGGGCCGTTATTACGGCGACCGCAGTGAAGTGCGCGTCATGACCCTGCAGCCGACCCTCAGCTACCAAATCAATGATCAGCTCTCGGTTGGTTTTGGCCCGACCATCAACCGTATCGACGGCGAGCTGACTTCGGCAGTGCGCAACCCGGTGCCCGGCGGCGCTGACGGCGAAGTGAAGATCGCAGGTGACGACGTTGCCGTAGGCTTCAACGCTGGCGTGCTGTACGAGATGACCCCGCACACCCGCCTGGGTATGACCTACCACTCGATGGTCGACTACACCCTCGAAGGCGATACCAAGATTTCCGGCAGCGGCCCTGCCCTCGCAAGCGCCGCTGGCAAGTACGACGCCACCCTGGATCTGAAAACCCCGGAGTCGGTTGATCTCTCCGTGACCCATGACCTCAATGACAGCTGGACGATCTACGCCGGCAGTACCTGGACGCGTTGGAGCCGCCTGGAAGAAATCACCGTCAACAGCGAAGGCATCAGAGGCCCATTGGCACCTGCGTTCGGCACCATCACCGAAGAACAAAAGTGGCATGACACCTGGTCCTATGCGGTCGGCGCGGCCTACAAGCTGAACCAGCAATGGCTCCTGCGCGCCGGCCTGGCCTACGACCAGGCGCCAACCAACAACCAATTCCGCTCGCCGCGCATCCCGACTGACGACCGCAAGATCCTCAGCCTCGGCGCAGCCTGGAGCCCCAACGATGACATCACCGTCGACCTGGCTTACTCCTATCTGAAAGAAGATGACGCGGATATCGACCTGAACGCCCCAGGTAAGGGCACCTACAGTTCCACCTACAAAAACTCCGCGCACGGCTTCGGCACGCAAGCGACCTACCGTTTCTAA